From one Paenibacillus sp. FSL K6-1330 genomic stretch:
- a CDS encoding tRNA threonylcarbamoyladenosine dehydratase, whose protein sequence is MLHQFSRTELAIGPEGLEVMKNSTVAVLGIGGVGGIAVEALARSGVGRIILIDKDVVDITNINRQIHALTTTVGQKKADLMVERVKLINPECEAIALNMFYTEETYEELFKFDLDYVIDASDTIIYKVHLIKECLRRGIPIISSMGAANKMDPTKFQVADISKTSMDPIARIVRTKLRKDGIKKGVKVVFSLEEPMKPRQDVTEKIVPENAPEIRKAKQPPASNAFVPPVAGLIMVSVTVRELLEKGGVSL, encoded by the coding sequence ATGCTGCACCAATTTTCCCGTACGGAATTAGCCATTGGTCCTGAGGGCCTTGAAGTGATGAAGAACAGCACGGTAGCCGTGCTGGGTATCGGCGGCGTGGGAGGCATTGCGGTGGAAGCCCTCGCCCGTTCCGGGGTAGGCCGTATCATTCTGATCGACAAAGACGTTGTGGATATCACCAACATCAATCGGCAGATCCATGCCCTAACGACCACGGTAGGTCAGAAGAAAGCAGACCTGATGGTTGAACGTGTCAAACTGATCAATCCGGAATGTGAAGCGATCGCCCTGAACATGTTCTACACCGAAGAGACGTATGAAGAGTTGTTTAAATTCGATCTGGATTATGTGATTGATGCGTCGGATACGATCATTTATAAAGTACATCTGATCAAGGAATGCCTGCGGCGCGGGATTCCTATCATCTCCAGCATGGGGGCAGCCAACAAAATGGACCCCACGAAGTTCCAGGTAGCCGACATCTCCAAAACGTCCATGGATCCGATTGCCCGTATCGTACGCACCAAGCTGCGCAAAGACGGCATCAAGAAAGGGGTCAAGGTCGTATTCTCACTAGAGGAGCCGATGAAACCCCGCCAGGACGTTACGGAGAAGATCGTACCCGAGAATGCCCCTGAAATCCGGAAAGCGAAGCAGCCTCCGGCAAGCAATGCATTTGTTCCGCCAGTGGCCGGACTGATTATGGTCAGCGTAACGGTCAGAGAACTGCTCGAAAAGGGTGGCGTTTCGTTATAA